In Truepera sp., the sequence CTCCGAGCCCGCCAGCAGCGCCTCCGAAAGCGCGACGACGTCCAGGCGCTCACGGCCCTTGATGGCCTCGGCGAAGCCCTTGAGGACTTGCGAAAGGATCACGCCCGAGTTGCCCCGGGCGCCAAGCAGCGAGCCGTACGACATCGCGCGCGCCACCTGCTCCAGGCGTTTCGGCGCCTCGGTTACCAACTGGCGCCTCACCGACTGCAAGGTGAGGTGCATGTTGGTGCCCGTGTCGCCGTCGGGAACCGGGTAGACGTTGAGGGCGTTCACCTCCTCGACGTGAACCCCGAGCCACTCGGTGGCGAACTCGAGCGCCTTGGCGAAGTCCTTGGCGGTCCAGGTGGCGGGCGTGGCGGCCTTAGCCACGACTTACACCCACGACGCGCACCCGCACCTGGTCCAACTTGGTGCCGGCGTAGTGCAGCGCCGCGTAGCGCACACGCTCTCTCACGGACTCGGCCACCACGGGGATGTTCACGCCGTACGCCACCACCACGTGAAGGTCGACATCGGCCCGTCCTTCACCTTGAGGGTGCTCGATGACCACCCCTTCGTCTACCTGCCGCGCTCCCAGCAGCCGCCTTATGCCCTCGGACATGCTGGCGGGCGCCATGCCCACCACGCCCGGGACCTCGTGGGCCGAGAGCCCGATGATGCTGGCCAGCGCGTCGTCCGAGACGCGAACCTCGTCCACCTTCCGCTCGACGGGTTTAGGCTCCGGCTTCTGCTTGCCGAACGTGCTCAGCAGGCCCGCCGGGCCCTTGGAGGGCGCCTTCTTCCTACCACCCTGCTCGCCCTGTTCTTGGGGGGTTGCCTGTGCCTCGGACTCCGCACCGGCTTCGGCGGCAGCCTCGGCGCCGCGCGTATTGTCGTCGTCCATGGCTCGGTCCTCCTGATCGCCGCCGGCGTCGACCGCCCCGGCGAGGGTCCGCCGGCAACCGGGTCCAGACCCCACCCCTCGCCGGCGCCGTAACGGTGGGCCATTCTACCCAACGCAGCCGGCGGTTCGGCGGAGCCTCACTCCATGCCGGCCAGGAAACCTATGCGCCGCAGGGCCCGGATCAGGTCCATGGCCGTGGCCTCCGTCGGGTCGTAGTCGACCGCCACGCGCGAGGCGTCGCTCGGCGCCACGTCCAGCACGCCAGGCACGGCGCGGAGAGCCTCGATGACGCGCTCGCGGGCTCCGTCCGTGTCCATGCCCCGGACGCCCATCAAGACCCTGGCGCGTTCAGCGGGCACGCAGGCGCTCCGCCCATTCGCTCGCGC encodes:
- a CDS encoding Asp23/Gls24 family envelope stress response protein is translated as MDDDNTRGAEAAAEAGAESEAQATPQEQGEQGGRKKAPSKGPAGLLSTFGKQKPEPKPVERKVDEVRVSDDALASIIGLSAHEVPGVVGMAPASMSEGIRRLLGARQVDEGVVIEHPQGEGRADVDLHVVVAYGVNIPVVAESVRERVRYAALHYAGTKLDQVRVRVVGVSRG
- a CDS encoding heavy-metal-associated domain-containing protein; protein product: MPAERARVLMGVRGMDTDGARERVIEALRAVPGVLDVAPSDASRVAVDYDPTEATAMDLIRALRRIGFLAGME